The Thermus tengchongensis region GCCGCCCTAGGTGCCCTTTTGGCCACCCGGGTACCCACGAAGCCTTTACGGTTGGCGCTATACCTGTGGCTTCTCTTCATCGGGGTACAGCTGGTCTACCGGGGGGTAGCCCATGGGTAAGGTCTTCCTGGTAGGAGCGGGCCCTGGGGACCCTGAGCTCCTTACCCTCAAGGCCTACCAGCTTCTAAGGGAAGCCCCGGTGGTCCTCCACGACCGGCTGGTGGACGAGAGGATCCTCTCCCTGGCCCCGGGGAGGAAGGTCTACGTGGGGAAGGAAGAGGGAGAAAGCGTCAAGCAGGAGGAGATCCACCGCCTCCTCCTTGCCTACGCCCGCGCCTACCCCTTCGTGGTGCGCCTCAAGGGGGGGGATCCCTTCGTCTTCGGCCGGGGCGGGGAGGAGCTCCTCTTCCTCCTGGCCCACGGCATCCCTGTGGAGGTGGTCCCCGGGGTGACGAGCCCCCTCGCCTTGGGGCTTCCCCTCACCCATCGGGGCCTGAGCCCGGGGTTCGCCGTGGTCTCGGGGGTCTTGGAAGGAGGGGGCTACCCGGACCTTAAGCCCTTTGCCCAGGTTCCCACCCTGGTGGTCCTCATGGGGGTAAAGCGGCGGACCTGGTTGGCCAAGGAGCTGATCCGGCTGGGGAGGAGGCCGGAGGAGCCCGCCCTCTTCGTGGAACGGGCCACCACCCCCAAGGAGCGGCGGGTGCGGACCACCCTGGGGGCGGTGGCGGAGGGCGAGGTGCAGGTCTGCCCTCCAGCGGTCTGGGTGGTGGGGGAGGTGGTGCGGGCCTTTGGCACGACGGGGAACAGGTTGGAGAGGTTGGCCGCGGAGGTCTAGATGACGGACGCCCTACCCCAGGTGGAGATCGGCGAGGACGAGCGGCTGGACTTGGAGAACCTGGCCACAGGGGCCTTCCACCCCCTGCGGGGGTTCATGACCCGGGAAGAGGCCCTCTCGGTGGCGGAGGCCATGCGCCTGCCCTCGGGAGAGGTATGGACGATCCCCATCCTGCTCCAGCTCCCGGAGAAACCCCGGGTGGGCCGGGGGGACCAGGTGGTCTTGGTCCACCGGGGGGAAAAGGTGGCCCTGCTCCAGGTGGAGGAAGCCTACGCCCTGGACCTCGAGGCCCTGGCCCGGGCCGTCTTCGGCACGGAAAGCCCCGCCCACCCCGGGGTGCGGAGGCTCTTGGCCAAAGGGCCCTATGCCCTGGGGGGCAGGGTGGAGGTCCTCAGGTGGCGGCCTCGAGGGCCTCTGGAAAAGACCCCGGAGGAGGTGCGGGGGTTCTTCCAGGAGCGGGGCTGGCGGAAGGTGGTGGCCTTCCAGACCCGCAACGCCCCCCACCGGGCCCACGAGTACCTAATCCGCCTGGGGTTGGAGATGGCCGACGGGGTTCTGGTCCACCCCATCCTGGGGGCCAAAAAGGAGGACGACTTCCCCACCGAGGTCATCGTGAAGGCTTACCAAGCCCTCATCGAGGGATTCTTACCCCAGGACCGGGTGGTCCTCTTCGGCCTCGCCACCCCCATGCGTTACGCGGGTCCCAAGGAAGCAGTCTTCCACGCCCTGGTGCGCAGGAAC contains the following coding sequences:
- the cobA gene encoding uroporphyrinogen-III C-methyltransferase translates to MGKVFLVGAGPGDPELLTLKAYQLLREAPVVLHDRLVDERILSLAPGRKVYVGKEEGESVKQEEIHRLLLAYARAYPFVVRLKGGDPFVFGRGGEELLFLLAHGIPVEVVPGVTSPLALGLPLTHRGLSPGFAVVSGVLEGGGYPDLKPFAQVPTLVVLMGVKRRTWLAKELIRLGRRPEEPALFVERATTPKERRVRTTLGAVAEGEVQVCPPAVWVVGEVVRAFGTTGNRLERLAAEV
- the sat gene encoding sulfate adenylyltransferase, with protein sequence MTDALPQVEIGEDERLDLENLATGAFHPLRGFMTREEALSVAEAMRLPSGEVWTIPILLQLPEKPRVGRGDQVVLVHRGEKVALLQVEEAYALDLEALARAVFGTESPAHPGVRRLLAKGPYALGGRVEVLRWRPRGPLEKTPEEVRGFFQERGWRKVVAFQTRNAPHRAHEYLIRLGLEMADGVLVHPILGAKKEDDFPTEVIVKAYQALIEGFLPQDRVVLFGLATPMRYAGPKEAVFHALVRRNFGATHFLVGRDHAGVGDFYDPYAAHRIFDQLPPLGIEVLRVGAVFFCPLCGGMASEKTCPEGHREKRLSVSMTQVRALLREGRAPPPELVRPELVPILREGVR